A single window of Solea solea chromosome 9, fSolSol10.1, whole genome shotgun sequence DNA harbors:
- the rubcn gene encoding run domain Beclin-1-interacting and cysteine-rich domain-containing protein isoform X3, which produces MEITAEEEAEERRKEHWKLLSSLKTTVEGLVSTNNPNVWSRYGGLQRLHKDMNNILSHGLKNEQVYYKQRDYWPFVWCVRYISPHLASHVEQFSHLEPVLSSGMQSSGESYKAERWLLHSLQVHMLSAQLRPLLRHLGHTRKFYNDDAFLLSEPHVTAMFQCLEAVEQNNPKLLAQVDTVGLSPLKSPPCLGLLKSQSLCVLPGAGGAWKSRDLAPRGESLNRRLTTSNCSLREAVLSSQKSSQNTNDTTSPTNTLGAPWLCVSTPGESERSVTPPPGPVSVPCITLTESLKPTSPQPEMGDSCDGEYDDGPEYLAIGNLGQHSRRDHQSSTHSSEQGETQDQYHQRLLQAPPPPRRSSYSELQRGPGHGSRGHTRSFSDTGVNQKLRNGGTHRKITIIIEDPVAELAGDDCCMKDYSPFSTQCSDSKTPNSLFMESYGSQCSSVPDGMFRKPSEGQSLISYLSEQDFGSCADLEKENAHFSISESLIAAIELMKYNLRLQEEEGEEEVDSDSEIQQLKQKIRLRRQQIRRSRLPPCTTTQHIFHSTDSGGSRRSSQDSYQGLSDSGSAEEVEECELRDADIKRSVSSGSRSFLSSESVTPSFLQSNSAESVAMGLLRQFEGMQLPAASELDWLVPEHDAPQKLLPIPDSLPISPDDGEHADIYKLRIRVRGNLEWAPPRPQIIFNIHPAPKRKIIVAKQNYRCAGCGTRIDPDYIKRLRYCEYIGRYFCQCCHENAQAVVPGRVLRKWDFSKYYVSNFARDLLSKIAGDPLFNPSDINSGLYKKVKSLEAVRVLRVKLFHMKNLFKTCRFAKEVLDQFDSLPGHLTEDLHLFSLADLTAVRNGDLAPRMKELLKLGTTHVDGCVLCQAKGFVCEFCGNDKDIIFPFQLNKCQRCEDCHACYHSSCFRTGKDCPRCRRLSERRERMARKNMEEQEDEGGGT; this is translated from the exons ATGGAGATCACGGCGGAGGAAGAGGCGGAGGAGCGCAG GAAGGAGCACTGGAAACTGCTGTCAAGTCTGAAGACGACAGTAGAGGGTCTTGTGTCCACCAACAACCCCAATGTATGGTCACGCTATGGTGGACTGCAGCGTCTTCACAAGGACATGAACAACATCCTCAGCCATGGGCTGAAGAATGAGCAG GTATACTACAAGCAGAGAGACTACTGGCCGTTTGTGTGGTGTGTACGCTACATCAGCCCTCACCTTGCTTCACATGTAGAACAG TTCAGTCACCTTGAGCCGGTATTGAGCAGTGGTATGCAGAGTTCTGGGGAAAGCTACAAGGCCGAGCGCTGGCTGCTTCACAGCTTACAGGTTCACATGCTGTCGGCACAACTCCGACCTCTACTCAGGCATTTGGGACATACACGTAAATTCTATAATG ATGATGCCTTCCTGCTCAGTGAGCCTCACGTGACCGCCATGTTTCAGTGTCTGGAAGCTGTGGAGCAGAACAATCCAAAATTGCTTGCCCAAGTAGACACGGTTGGG CTGTCGCCTCTGAAAAGTCCTCCATGTCTGGGTCTGTTGAAGAgccagagtctgtgtgtgttgccagGGGCTGGTGGGGCCTGGAAGAGCCGTGACTTGGCCCCACGAGGAGAATCTTTGAATCGCAGACTCACCACCTCCAACTGCTCTTTACGAGAAGCAGTCCTTTCCAGCCAGAAATCCTCCCAAAACACCAACG ACACTACCTCTCCTACCAACACCCTGGGAGCTCCATGGTTGTGTGTGTCCACGCCTGGTGAGAGTGAGCGAAGCGTGACTCCCCCTCCTGGCCCCGTCTCAGTCCCATGTATCACCCTGACAGAGTCCCTCAAACCCACCTCCCCTCAGCCTGAAATGGGTGACTCTTGTGATGGAGAGTATGATGATGGTCCAGAGTACCTGGCTATCGGTAACCTAGGTCAACACAGTCGCCGGGACCACCAAAGCTCCACCCATAGTAGTGAGCAGGGCGAGACCCAGGACCAATACCATCAACGTCTGTTGCAGGCCCCACCTCCACCTAGACGCTCATCTTATTCAGAACTTCAGCGGGGGCCGGGCCACGGGTCCAGAGGACACACCCGCTCCTTTTCGGACACCGGGGTCAATCAGAAACTCAGGAATG GAGGGACACACCGAAAAATCACCATAATAATAGAAGATCCAGTAGCAG AATTGGCAGGTGACGACTGCTGCATGAAGGACTACAGCCCCTTCTCAACTCAGTGCAGTGATTCAAAAACTCCAAATTCCCTCTTCATGGAGTCTT ATGGATCCCAGTGCAGCAGTGTGCCAGATGGGATGTTCAGGAAACCGTCAGAGGGCCAGAGCCTCATCAGCTACCTGTCAGAGCAGGACTTTGGCAGCTGTGCTGACCTTGAAAAG GAGAATGCTCATTTCAGCATTTCTGAGTCCCTTATTGCAGCTATAGAGCTGATGAAGTACAACCTGCggcttcaggaggaagagggtgaggaggaggtaGACAGTGACTCTGAAATTCAGCAACTCAAGCAAAAGATCCGCCTGCGCAGGCAACAGATCCGCCGTAGCCGCCTGCCGCCTTGCACAACAACCCAGCACA TATTTCACTCCACTGACAGTGGAGGCTCCAGGAGGAGTTCTCAGGACTCTTATCAGGGCCTGTCTGACTCAGGCTCagctgaggaggtggaggagtgtGAACtaagag ATGCAGACATAAAGCGCAGTGTGAGCTCAGGCAGCAGGTCTTTTCTCAGCTCAGAGTCTGT CACTCCGTCCTTCCTCCAGTCTAACTCTGCTGAGTCAGTAGCCATGGGTTTGCTCAGGCAGTTTGAGGGCATGCAGCTTCCTGCTGCTTCGGAGCTGGACTGGCTGGTCCCAGAACACGATGCTCCACAGAAG CTGCTGCCCATCCCTGACTCTCTGCCGATCTCACCTGATGATGGTGAACACGCTGACATCTACAAGTTAAGGATTCGGGTCCGAGGCAACCTCGAGTGGGCACCGCCTCGACCACAGATCATCTTCAACATTCACCCTGCTCCCAA gaggAAGATAATTGTAGCTAAACAGAACTACCGCTGTGCTGGCTGTGGCACCCGCATTGACCCCG ACTACATTAAGCGACTGCGTTACTGTGAATACATCGGCCGTTACTTCTGCCAGTGCTGCCATGAAAATGCCCAGGCGGTGGTTCCCGGCCGGGTGTTAAGGAAGTGGGATTTCAGCAAATACTATGTCAGCAACTTTGCCCGTGACCTACTAAGCAAGATTGCTGGAGACCCACTGTTCAACCCCAGTGATATTAACAGCGGACTGTACAAGAAGGTCAAATCTCTGGAGGCTGTACGG GTTTTGAGGGTGAAGTTGTTTCACATGAAGAATCTCTTCAAGACCTGTCGTTTTGCTAAAGA gGTGCTGGACCAGTTTGATAGCCTGCCTGGTCACCTGACCGAGGACCTTCACCTCTTCTCCCTTGCTGACCTCACTGCCGTGCGCAACGGGGATCTGGCTCCTCGAATGAAAGAGCTGCTTAAACTTGGTACTACACATGTCGATGGTTGTGTG CTGTGCCAGGCGAAGGGTTTTGTGTGCGAGTTCTGCGGAAATGACAAAGACATCATCTTCCCCTTCCAGCTGAACAAGTGCCAGCGCTGCGAAG ACTGTCACGCTTGTTACCATAGCAGCTGCTTCCGGACAGGTAAAGACTGCCCTCGATGTCGGCGGCTGAGTGAACGCAGAGAGAGGATGGCTCGCAAAAACATGGAGGAACAAGAGGACGAGGGAGGAGGGACGTAG
- the rubcn gene encoding run domain Beclin-1-interacting and cysteine-rich domain-containing protein isoform X2, whose translation MEITAEEEAEERRKEHWKLLSSLKTTVEGLVSTNNPNVWSRYGGLQRLHKDMNNILSHGLKNEQVYYKQRDYWPFVWCVRYISPHLASHVEQFSHLEPVLSSGMQSSGESYKAERWLLHSLQVHMLSAQLRPLLRHLGHTRKFYNDDAFLLSEPHVTAMFQCLEAVEQNNPKLLAQVDTVGLSPLKSPPCLGLLKSQSLCVLPGAGGAWKSRDLAPRGESLNRRLTTSNCSLREAVLSSQKSSQNTNDTTSPTNTLGAPWLCVSTPGESERSVTPPPGPVSVPCITLTESLKPTSPQPEMGDSCDGEYDDGPEYLAIGNLGQHSRRDHQSSTHSSEQGETQDQYHQRLLQAPPPPRRSSYSELQRGPGHGSRGHTRSFSDTGVNQKLRNELAGDDCCMKDYSPFSTQCSDSKTPNSLFMESYGSQCSSVPDGMFRKPSEGQSLISYLSEQDFGSCADLEKENAHFSISESLIAAIELMKYNLRLQEEEGEEEVDSDSEIQQLKQKIRLRRQQIRRSRLPPCTTTQHIFHSTDSGGSRRSSQDSYQGLSDSGSAEEVEECELRDGCEGQSLLAVSQNGLSLSLASLFSDADIKRSVSSGSRSFLSSESVTPSFLQSNSAESVAMGLLRQFEGMQLPAASELDWLVPEHDAPQKLLPIPDSLPISPDDGEHADIYKLRIRVRGNLEWAPPRPQIIFNIHPAPKRKIIVAKQNYRCAGCGTRIDPDYIKRLRYCEYIGRYFCQCCHENAQAVVPGRVLRKWDFSKYYVSNFARDLLSKIAGDPLFNPSDINSGLYKKVKSLEAVRVLRVKLFHMKNLFKTCRFAKEVLDQFDSLPGHLTEDLHLFSLADLTAVRNGDLAPRMKELLKLGTTHVDGCVLCQAKGFVCEFCGNDKDIIFPFQLNKCQRCEDCHACYHSSCFRTGKDCPRCRRLSERRERMARKNMEEQEDEGGGT comes from the exons ATGGAGATCACGGCGGAGGAAGAGGCGGAGGAGCGCAG GAAGGAGCACTGGAAACTGCTGTCAAGTCTGAAGACGACAGTAGAGGGTCTTGTGTCCACCAACAACCCCAATGTATGGTCACGCTATGGTGGACTGCAGCGTCTTCACAAGGACATGAACAACATCCTCAGCCATGGGCTGAAGAATGAGCAG GTATACTACAAGCAGAGAGACTACTGGCCGTTTGTGTGGTGTGTACGCTACATCAGCCCTCACCTTGCTTCACATGTAGAACAG TTCAGTCACCTTGAGCCGGTATTGAGCAGTGGTATGCAGAGTTCTGGGGAAAGCTACAAGGCCGAGCGCTGGCTGCTTCACAGCTTACAGGTTCACATGCTGTCGGCACAACTCCGACCTCTACTCAGGCATTTGGGACATACACGTAAATTCTATAATG ATGATGCCTTCCTGCTCAGTGAGCCTCACGTGACCGCCATGTTTCAGTGTCTGGAAGCTGTGGAGCAGAACAATCCAAAATTGCTTGCCCAAGTAGACACGGTTGGG CTGTCGCCTCTGAAAAGTCCTCCATGTCTGGGTCTGTTGAAGAgccagagtctgtgtgtgttgccagGGGCTGGTGGGGCCTGGAAGAGCCGTGACTTGGCCCCACGAGGAGAATCTTTGAATCGCAGACTCACCACCTCCAACTGCTCTTTACGAGAAGCAGTCCTTTCCAGCCAGAAATCCTCCCAAAACACCAACG ACACTACCTCTCCTACCAACACCCTGGGAGCTCCATGGTTGTGTGTGTCCACGCCTGGTGAGAGTGAGCGAAGCGTGACTCCCCCTCCTGGCCCCGTCTCAGTCCCATGTATCACCCTGACAGAGTCCCTCAAACCCACCTCCCCTCAGCCTGAAATGGGTGACTCTTGTGATGGAGAGTATGATGATGGTCCAGAGTACCTGGCTATCGGTAACCTAGGTCAACACAGTCGCCGGGACCACCAAAGCTCCACCCATAGTAGTGAGCAGGGCGAGACCCAGGACCAATACCATCAACGTCTGTTGCAGGCCCCACCTCCACCTAGACGCTCATCTTATTCAGAACTTCAGCGGGGGCCGGGCCACGGGTCCAGAGGACACACCCGCTCCTTTTCGGACACCGGGGTCAATCAGAAACTCAGGAATG AATTGGCAGGTGACGACTGCTGCATGAAGGACTACAGCCCCTTCTCAACTCAGTGCAGTGATTCAAAAACTCCAAATTCCCTCTTCATGGAGTCTT ATGGATCCCAGTGCAGCAGTGTGCCAGATGGGATGTTCAGGAAACCGTCAGAGGGCCAGAGCCTCATCAGCTACCTGTCAGAGCAGGACTTTGGCAGCTGTGCTGACCTTGAAAAG GAGAATGCTCATTTCAGCATTTCTGAGTCCCTTATTGCAGCTATAGAGCTGATGAAGTACAACCTGCggcttcaggaggaagagggtgaggaggaggtaGACAGTGACTCTGAAATTCAGCAACTCAAGCAAAAGATCCGCCTGCGCAGGCAACAGATCCGCCGTAGCCGCCTGCCGCCTTGCACAACAACCCAGCACA TATTTCACTCCACTGACAGTGGAGGCTCCAGGAGGAGTTCTCAGGACTCTTATCAGGGCCTGTCTGACTCAGGCTCagctgaggaggtggaggagtgtGAACtaagag ATGGCTGTGAGGGTCAGTCCCTGCTGGCGGTGTCTCAGAACGGCCTCTCCTTATCACTCGCCTCGCTCTTCTCAG ATGCAGACATAAAGCGCAGTGTGAGCTCAGGCAGCAGGTCTTTTCTCAGCTCAGAGTCTGT CACTCCGTCCTTCCTCCAGTCTAACTCTGCTGAGTCAGTAGCCATGGGTTTGCTCAGGCAGTTTGAGGGCATGCAGCTTCCTGCTGCTTCGGAGCTGGACTGGCTGGTCCCAGAACACGATGCTCCACAGAAG CTGCTGCCCATCCCTGACTCTCTGCCGATCTCACCTGATGATGGTGAACACGCTGACATCTACAAGTTAAGGATTCGGGTCCGAGGCAACCTCGAGTGGGCACCGCCTCGACCACAGATCATCTTCAACATTCACCCTGCTCCCAA gaggAAGATAATTGTAGCTAAACAGAACTACCGCTGTGCTGGCTGTGGCACCCGCATTGACCCCG ACTACATTAAGCGACTGCGTTACTGTGAATACATCGGCCGTTACTTCTGCCAGTGCTGCCATGAAAATGCCCAGGCGGTGGTTCCCGGCCGGGTGTTAAGGAAGTGGGATTTCAGCAAATACTATGTCAGCAACTTTGCCCGTGACCTACTAAGCAAGATTGCTGGAGACCCACTGTTCAACCCCAGTGATATTAACAGCGGACTGTACAAGAAGGTCAAATCTCTGGAGGCTGTACGG GTTTTGAGGGTGAAGTTGTTTCACATGAAGAATCTCTTCAAGACCTGTCGTTTTGCTAAAGA gGTGCTGGACCAGTTTGATAGCCTGCCTGGTCACCTGACCGAGGACCTTCACCTCTTCTCCCTTGCTGACCTCACTGCCGTGCGCAACGGGGATCTGGCTCCTCGAATGAAAGAGCTGCTTAAACTTGGTACTACACATGTCGATGGTTGTGTG CTGTGCCAGGCGAAGGGTTTTGTGTGCGAGTTCTGCGGAAATGACAAAGACATCATCTTCCCCTTCCAGCTGAACAAGTGCCAGCGCTGCGAAG ACTGTCACGCTTGTTACCATAGCAGCTGCTTCCGGACAGGTAAAGACTGCCCTCGATGTCGGCGGCTGAGTGAACGCAGAGAGAGGATGGCTCGCAAAAACATGGAGGAACAAGAGGACGAGGGAGGAGGGACGTAG
- the rubcn gene encoding run domain Beclin-1-interacting and cysteine-rich domain-containing protein isoform X1, giving the protein MEITAEEEAEERRKEHWKLLSSLKTTVEGLVSTNNPNVWSRYGGLQRLHKDMNNILSHGLKNEQVYYKQRDYWPFVWCVRYISPHLASHVEQFSHLEPVLSSGMQSSGESYKAERWLLHSLQVHMLSAQLRPLLRHLGHTRKFYNDDAFLLSEPHVTAMFQCLEAVEQNNPKLLAQVDTVGLSPLKSPPCLGLLKSQSLCVLPGAGGAWKSRDLAPRGESLNRRLTTSNCSLREAVLSSQKSSQNTNDTTSPTNTLGAPWLCVSTPGESERSVTPPPGPVSVPCITLTESLKPTSPQPEMGDSCDGEYDDGPEYLAIGNLGQHSRRDHQSSTHSSEQGETQDQYHQRLLQAPPPPRRSSYSELQRGPGHGSRGHTRSFSDTGVNQKLRNGGTHRKITIIIEDPVAELAGDDCCMKDYSPFSTQCSDSKTPNSLFMESYGSQCSSVPDGMFRKPSEGQSLISYLSEQDFGSCADLEKENAHFSISESLIAAIELMKYNLRLQEEEGEEEVDSDSEIQQLKQKIRLRRQQIRRSRLPPCTTTQHIFHSTDSGGSRRSSQDSYQGLSDSGSAEEVEECELRDGCEGQSLLAVSQNGLSLSLASLFSDADIKRSVSSGSRSFLSSESVTPSFLQSNSAESVAMGLLRQFEGMQLPAASELDWLVPEHDAPQKLLPIPDSLPISPDDGEHADIYKLRIRVRGNLEWAPPRPQIIFNIHPAPKRKIIVAKQNYRCAGCGTRIDPDYIKRLRYCEYIGRYFCQCCHENAQAVVPGRVLRKWDFSKYYVSNFARDLLSKIAGDPLFNPSDINSGLYKKVKSLEAVRVLRVKLFHMKNLFKTCRFAKEVLDQFDSLPGHLTEDLHLFSLADLTAVRNGDLAPRMKELLKLGTTHVDGCVLCQAKGFVCEFCGNDKDIIFPFQLNKCQRCEDCHACYHSSCFRTGKDCPRCRRLSERRERMARKNMEEQEDEGGGT; this is encoded by the exons ATGGAGATCACGGCGGAGGAAGAGGCGGAGGAGCGCAG GAAGGAGCACTGGAAACTGCTGTCAAGTCTGAAGACGACAGTAGAGGGTCTTGTGTCCACCAACAACCCCAATGTATGGTCACGCTATGGTGGACTGCAGCGTCTTCACAAGGACATGAACAACATCCTCAGCCATGGGCTGAAGAATGAGCAG GTATACTACAAGCAGAGAGACTACTGGCCGTTTGTGTGGTGTGTACGCTACATCAGCCCTCACCTTGCTTCACATGTAGAACAG TTCAGTCACCTTGAGCCGGTATTGAGCAGTGGTATGCAGAGTTCTGGGGAAAGCTACAAGGCCGAGCGCTGGCTGCTTCACAGCTTACAGGTTCACATGCTGTCGGCACAACTCCGACCTCTACTCAGGCATTTGGGACATACACGTAAATTCTATAATG ATGATGCCTTCCTGCTCAGTGAGCCTCACGTGACCGCCATGTTTCAGTGTCTGGAAGCTGTGGAGCAGAACAATCCAAAATTGCTTGCCCAAGTAGACACGGTTGGG CTGTCGCCTCTGAAAAGTCCTCCATGTCTGGGTCTGTTGAAGAgccagagtctgtgtgtgttgccagGGGCTGGTGGGGCCTGGAAGAGCCGTGACTTGGCCCCACGAGGAGAATCTTTGAATCGCAGACTCACCACCTCCAACTGCTCTTTACGAGAAGCAGTCCTTTCCAGCCAGAAATCCTCCCAAAACACCAACG ACACTACCTCTCCTACCAACACCCTGGGAGCTCCATGGTTGTGTGTGTCCACGCCTGGTGAGAGTGAGCGAAGCGTGACTCCCCCTCCTGGCCCCGTCTCAGTCCCATGTATCACCCTGACAGAGTCCCTCAAACCCACCTCCCCTCAGCCTGAAATGGGTGACTCTTGTGATGGAGAGTATGATGATGGTCCAGAGTACCTGGCTATCGGTAACCTAGGTCAACACAGTCGCCGGGACCACCAAAGCTCCACCCATAGTAGTGAGCAGGGCGAGACCCAGGACCAATACCATCAACGTCTGTTGCAGGCCCCACCTCCACCTAGACGCTCATCTTATTCAGAACTTCAGCGGGGGCCGGGCCACGGGTCCAGAGGACACACCCGCTCCTTTTCGGACACCGGGGTCAATCAGAAACTCAGGAATG GAGGGACACACCGAAAAATCACCATAATAATAGAAGATCCAGTAGCAG AATTGGCAGGTGACGACTGCTGCATGAAGGACTACAGCCCCTTCTCAACTCAGTGCAGTGATTCAAAAACTCCAAATTCCCTCTTCATGGAGTCTT ATGGATCCCAGTGCAGCAGTGTGCCAGATGGGATGTTCAGGAAACCGTCAGAGGGCCAGAGCCTCATCAGCTACCTGTCAGAGCAGGACTTTGGCAGCTGTGCTGACCTTGAAAAG GAGAATGCTCATTTCAGCATTTCTGAGTCCCTTATTGCAGCTATAGAGCTGATGAAGTACAACCTGCggcttcaggaggaagagggtgaggaggaggtaGACAGTGACTCTGAAATTCAGCAACTCAAGCAAAAGATCCGCCTGCGCAGGCAACAGATCCGCCGTAGCCGCCTGCCGCCTTGCACAACAACCCAGCACA TATTTCACTCCACTGACAGTGGAGGCTCCAGGAGGAGTTCTCAGGACTCTTATCAGGGCCTGTCTGACTCAGGCTCagctgaggaggtggaggagtgtGAACtaagag ATGGCTGTGAGGGTCAGTCCCTGCTGGCGGTGTCTCAGAACGGCCTCTCCTTATCACTCGCCTCGCTCTTCTCAG ATGCAGACATAAAGCGCAGTGTGAGCTCAGGCAGCAGGTCTTTTCTCAGCTCAGAGTCTGT CACTCCGTCCTTCCTCCAGTCTAACTCTGCTGAGTCAGTAGCCATGGGTTTGCTCAGGCAGTTTGAGGGCATGCAGCTTCCTGCTGCTTCGGAGCTGGACTGGCTGGTCCCAGAACACGATGCTCCACAGAAG CTGCTGCCCATCCCTGACTCTCTGCCGATCTCACCTGATGATGGTGAACACGCTGACATCTACAAGTTAAGGATTCGGGTCCGAGGCAACCTCGAGTGGGCACCGCCTCGACCACAGATCATCTTCAACATTCACCCTGCTCCCAA gaggAAGATAATTGTAGCTAAACAGAACTACCGCTGTGCTGGCTGTGGCACCCGCATTGACCCCG ACTACATTAAGCGACTGCGTTACTGTGAATACATCGGCCGTTACTTCTGCCAGTGCTGCCATGAAAATGCCCAGGCGGTGGTTCCCGGCCGGGTGTTAAGGAAGTGGGATTTCAGCAAATACTATGTCAGCAACTTTGCCCGTGACCTACTAAGCAAGATTGCTGGAGACCCACTGTTCAACCCCAGTGATATTAACAGCGGACTGTACAAGAAGGTCAAATCTCTGGAGGCTGTACGG GTTTTGAGGGTGAAGTTGTTTCACATGAAGAATCTCTTCAAGACCTGTCGTTTTGCTAAAGA gGTGCTGGACCAGTTTGATAGCCTGCCTGGTCACCTGACCGAGGACCTTCACCTCTTCTCCCTTGCTGACCTCACTGCCGTGCGCAACGGGGATCTGGCTCCTCGAATGAAAGAGCTGCTTAAACTTGGTACTACACATGTCGATGGTTGTGTG CTGTGCCAGGCGAAGGGTTTTGTGTGCGAGTTCTGCGGAAATGACAAAGACATCATCTTCCCCTTCCAGCTGAACAAGTGCCAGCGCTGCGAAG ACTGTCACGCTTGTTACCATAGCAGCTGCTTCCGGACAGGTAAAGACTGCCCTCGATGTCGGCGGCTGAGTGAACGCAGAGAGAGGATGGCTCGCAAAAACATGGAGGAACAAGAGGACGAGGGAGGAGGGACGTAG